The Mixophyes fleayi isolate aMixFle1 chromosome 1, aMixFle1.hap1, whole genome shotgun sequence genome includes a region encoding these proteins:
- the LOC142108256 gene encoding protein FAM240B-like has protein sequence MNNQYIRVEIFALETCELKNAWEERIQKQNEERQIEAARQQRSALKRLRNEWMERLEKRIEIMRSQNQNNKDNV, from the exons ATGAACAACCAGTACATACGTGTAGAGATTTTTGCTCTGGAAACCTGTGAACTTAAAAATGCTTGGGAAGAGAGAATTCAAAAGCAAAATGAAGAACGGCAAATTGAAGCAGCTAGGCAGCAAAGGAGTGCCTTAAAGAG gcTTCGTAATGAATGGATGGAGAGGCTGGAGAAAAGGATTGAAATTATGAGAAGTCAGAATCAAAACAATAAGGACAACGTGTGA